The Anaerotignum propionicum DSM 1682 sequence TAGGTCTGTGTTGCTTTCAATTATTTTACGGGGCAATTTATTTTTTCTATGGTTGTTTTTGCATCCGAAACCAATACGGAACTATAACAGCCTTGTTCTGAAAAGAATCTCCAAAAACCGTCTGGGCCTGCTCCTGTCAAATGGCAAAGCATAGCACTCATGGGGCCGTTGTGGGAGACAATAATGATGTTTTTACCTTTATTTTCTTTTATAACCCCGGTTAGTCCCACTGTCACTCGGTCATAAAAATCTAAAAAAGCCTCTCCGCCGGGAAGAGATGATGTTTTCCATTCCTTAATCCAACGATTCAGTTCCTCTCTATGGTTTTCTTTTATGTAGGAGCCTTCTTTGTCCTCCCAATCTCCAAAAAACAGTTCCCTAAAGCAATTATTTTTCCGCACAGGAATCATTTTGTCCCTAGCAATAATTTCAGCCGTATGGGCAGCGCGACGCAAATCACTGGAATATATTTTGTCATAAGTAACAGTATTAAAAAAATTTTTCAATTTATGTGCTTGATTAATTCCTTCTTGGTTAATATCGCAATCTGTCCAGCCATAAAACATGTTGCGCAAATTCCAATCCGTTTCTCCATGTCTGATAAGATAAAGCTTCATTCTACTATCACCTCTGCTATATTTTACGTCACAGCCGCTTATCCTAGCAAGTTAATTCTTTTATAAAATAAAAAAGGCAGGCTCCCTTTTATGACGATTCATAAAAAGAAGCCCGCTATCAAAAAAATAACCGGTTATCTTATTTTACTACGAAGGATTGACAGTCTGTACACTGATCCATTGTAGGATTTCCTTCGTGTGTACCAACCTGAATTGCGTCAAGTGTACAGTAATTTTTTGCGTTGTGGTGATGTCTACATTTTTCTACAGTACATTTAATACATTCATTACATTTTTCCATGTTTGTTCCCTCCTTTGTTTTTATTTCAATATTATTGTGTCCCCAATAAAAATAATTATTACTGTATTTATTAGGAGTTTTTAAAAAAATTTGGCATTCATAGACGATATGAATGCCAAATAAAAAAGTTCTTTATTTTTTATTGATAAAAAATTTGTTGTATAATAATTGAAAGGAATTGCATTTCTCTTGTTAGACACTCTCTCCTGCTGTAAATCAAAAAATTTGCCAATTACTAATTATAAAAGAAAGTCCCATTCGCAAGGATGCCCTTTATATTATACCCTCAGCCTGAAATTTCTTACGCTTAAAATATTTCTCGCCATTCACAAACTATTGTCTTTCAAAAGAAACCTTTGTATGCCGCTTATCGTTTTCATTTCACTTCACAAATGAATTTTAATTTCTAGGATCACTCTTCATGGCTTCCAACGTTCTAACCATTAAATCATCCAGTTCCCAACCAAGTCTCTCTGCACCTTTTCGAATTACATCTCTGTCGCAACCAGCAGCAAAAGCTTTATCCTTAAATTTTTTCTTGATTGACTTCAACTCCATATCCTGCACGCTTTTTGATGGACGCATTAATGCCGCCGCACCAATCAAGCCCGTCAGCTCATCCACCGCAAAAAGAACCTTTTCCATTTCATGAATTGGCTCAATATCACAGCAGATGCCATATCCATGGCTAGCCACAGCATGAATCAAGGGCTCTTCCAAATCATGCTCCTTCATTATCTCTTGACATTTGATACAGTGTTCCTCAGGATACATTTCAAAATCCACATCATGGAGTAAGCCAACATTGCCCCAGAACTCCTCATCTTCTCCATAGCC is a genomic window containing:
- a CDS encoding histidine phosphatase family protein, coding for MKLYLIRHGETDWNLRNMFYGWTDCDINQEGINQAHKLKNFFNTVTYDKIYSSDLRRAAHTAEIIARDKMIPVRKNNCFRELFFGDWEDKEGSYIKENHREELNRWIKEWKTSSLPGGEAFLDFYDRVTVGLTGVIKENKGKNIIIVSHNGPMSAMLCHLTGAGPDGFWRFFSEQGCYSSVLVSDAKTTIEKINCPVK
- a CDS encoding DUF1540 domain-containing protein, producing MEKCNECIKCTVEKCRHHHNAKNYCTLDAIQVGTHEGNPTMDQCTDCQSFVVK
- a CDS encoding hydrolase, with product MAKKITRDEAWEILTKYNKEPFHLRHAETVEGAMRYFAKELGYGEDEEFWGNVGLLHDVDFEMYPEEHCIKCQEIMKEHDLEEPLIHAVASHGYGICCDIEPIHEMEKVLFAVDELTGLIGAAALMRPSKSVQDMELKSIKKKFKDKAFAAGCDRDVIRKGAERLGWELDDLMVRTLEAMKSDPRN